The Prinia subflava isolate CZ2003 ecotype Zambia chromosome 23, Cam_Psub_1.2, whole genome shotgun sequence region GAGGCAGGATTAACCCCAAGGATGGTGGGGCAGGATGTCTTGGAGAATGTGTGTCTAGATGGGAGGAGAGTTTGCAAATATGCCAGAGGACTTTGCACCAAAATAATTAACAGCTTAGGCACCCAAATCACTTTCTCTGGGCACACTCTGCCTTTCCAACATCAGCTGCATCCTTGGCCTTGGCCCTAGCCTTGAAAATCTCCCAGTGAGTGACTGGGAATTTGAGGGGAGCAAGTGGGGATCCCTTTGGAGAGTGCTGCAGGGAACTGGGAGATGCTCAAATCCTTTTCTCACATTCTTCCAGCCATCCGGCCGTGGTGTCCGGCTCCCTGAAGTTTTCTGCATCATCAGCTGCCTGGGCTGCTTTGGGCTCTTCTCCAAGGTAGGGATGTGGTGGCTCTAGCCCAGCAGTGGCCCTGGCaactgctccttttcctgctggggaTTCCTGTCTCACACCTTTCTCACCCAGATCCTGGACGAGGTGGAGAAGAGGCGCCAGATCTCCATGGCAGTGATCTACCCCTTCATGCAGGGCCTTCGAGAATcgcccttcccagctccagggaaaaCTGTCACCATCAAAAGCTTCATCCCCGAGTCAGGCACAGAGGTTGGTGGGGGACTCGGGGACACCTCCTGGACTGCTGCAACATGAGGAGCCTTGGCTAGGTCTGGGAGCATCCTCCACACTTGCAGCACCTAGGGGTGCTCACCAtagcagggcagggtgggtcAGGCTGCCAGGGACCTCATCCCATGGGAATAGGGGTGTTACCTCTCTCCTGATCCAGGAAGAGAGCAGTGagggtgaggatggagcccaTCCCTGGGGGGTGCTGCCCATATTTGcatcctctgcagctcccacagcccagagctgaaaTTGCCACACAAAAACCTCTCTGCACACCGTGGTGGGACTCAACCTGATGCCACAGCGGGGTGTTGTGCCAGGGGTTGGGAGTAGGGTGTCATGCCAGGGCCCGACAGGGGCATGttgtgccaggggctgggagctgctcctgctcctgagcCAGGGTCAGCTCCTCTGGCAGGTTGGAGAGCAAAGTGATGCCAGGGCTGTCATGCGCTGCAAACTTCTTCCCAAAAGAGCTGGTCAGGCAACTGGCACAGCCTGTCCAGTgcagtggtggaatcaccatccctagaagtgttcaaaaaacacGTGAATGTGGCAATTGGGGATGAGGGTTAATGGTGAACGTGGAGCTGTTTATCTTAGAGGGGCTTTCCAACCCTGATGATTCCATGATTATACTCTTCTCCATACCACTGTACTCTGATCCCAGTCTTGATTTCTGCCTGGTTTAGCCCCTCAGACAGGTGCAGGTGTGTGACAAGCCCAGTCTTTTCCTGTGGAGAAAAGATGTGATCCAGGCATGGATGAGAAGATCCCATTGTGCCCACACACAGCCCAGACTTGCATAGGCACAGccttttaatttgctttttctttctcttgtggCAAAGCCAAGCTGGAAAAATGGGGAAGATCCACTCTGGCACTGGGCAAAATATCCTCAATGCTGAACATTCCATAGATGTGGTCTGCCAGGGAGGGCCTGACGGCAGGATCCCTCCTCTCTAGAGCAGTTTAACAGCTGATGAGCTAAGCAATTTCTTCATCCAGGGAGCTTGTGCAAGATTTTGCAGGTTGCTCAATGCTCTGGCCATGGTTggaagcacagcctgggctgccagaGGGAGGAGGAATGAGGATGTTCTTTGAAGGAGCTGCACTCTGGGGcactgggcaggggctggagcaagGCAAGGAGATCACTGAGACcaggaaagaaggagaaataaatccTGGGTACTGAATGGGCTGAGAGCTGGGGACGGGGcaggatttgtgctggaaaggaACTCTGGAGCCCAGCCAAGCCTgatgctgctggctgggaagaTGCTGCTTTAGTGGAAAGGCACATGGAGAAGGGGATTTTCCTCCTGAAGGATGGGCAGAGGGGCCAGGACTGTGTCATGAGCTACACAGTCTTGTTAACCCTTCAGTACTCACCATGTCCAGCTGCCATGGGGATTGGTGGGATTGGAGACTTGTGGGCAAAGGCAGCTGAGTAGCCAGCCTGCCTTTATCTAATATCTATTagataaagcaaatatttattaGAACCCTCACTTCTGAGACATCTTAGCCAGGAATTGCCAGGCTGACCCTGCCAGAGAGGCTTTAGAAGGTTTTGTGGCATTTGTAGAAGTCATGCCCTCCCCACTCCTCCCTTTCCTGGCAGCTCACAGATGATCTGTCAGACACTGAGATGGGACATGTCCTGGTCaccccctgccagggacttGGGAGCACTGGAGAAAAGAGGCATGTGGGTTAAATTCCAGTGCCCAAATAAAGAGCTCCACAGTGCACATCATTGATGGCTTCCCTGCACAGACTGATCCTCCCAGCGGGATGAAATGGGGTTTGTCCCTTGCACATGGACACAGTGCAGATGCTGCAAACTCTGGGTCGTTAATTGCTTCCAAACCACTTTCTcagggagccagggcaggatggggggAGTGTTGCCCCTCCTAAGCTGGGGTCCATGGCTCTTCCTTGGCAGCTCATTGAGCTCACACGGCCTGTGGATGCCCACCTGGAGCATGTGGAgttccaggctctgctccagcgACTCAATCCTCACCTCATCCTGCACATCTTCGCTTCTGCCATGTTGGAGCGAAGGCTCATTTTCCTAGCTGAGGAGCTGAGGTGAGTCCTGGTCTCTTCATTATAAAAATGCCCATAAAAATGTCCTTGAAgtggcacagcacacagcagagatggaatgttccctcctccctgccatgATATCACCGCTGACTGCCTGTCCTGCAGTGTCCTGTCTCAGTGTATCCATGCCGTGGCTGCTCTCCTGTACCCCTTCACCTGGGCTCACACCTACATCCCCGTGGTCCCCGAGTGCCTGCTGGACACCGTGTGCTGCCCCACACCCTTCATGGTTGGCATCCAGAGGCGGCACCTGGAGCgtgtcctggagcagccaaTGGAGGAGGTATTCATCCAGAGGAGAGGGAACTGCATGGAGCCATTGGTTAACCTGTGTCCCCAGGTTTGGCTtggccctggggctggaggctgcAATTGTGCCCTTTTCCCATCCAGGGAGGCTGGAAATTAGGGTGTCCTCCATGTCCCCTCCTGTTGGCACCTGGGACAATACCTCCACactcccctgggagctgccctgccccctgcagctccagaagcTGCTCCTGGGGTCATCCCAGTCTTAAAGCAGAGGAACGCTGTGTGGGGACAAGCCACCAAACCTGCAGCAAAAATTGTCCTTGTGGGGAATGCCCTGGTCCCCCTGCCAGGTCCCTCCTGCagagaggggctgagccctctCCTGCCACCCTCACAGGCTGGTGACCAGTCCCAGATGGGTGGGAGGAGGTCCATGTGCTTTTGCAGGGCTAAATCTGGTCACTCCCTGCTCTCTTTCAGGCTCTGATAGTTGATCTCTGTGAAGGGAAGATCATCCGGGCGGTAGGTCCTTCCTGTGTGGGTGTGGGGCTGAGGGTGGCTTTGATAACCCCAGGAAGGGCCTTTTCTTCTTTGGTGCCAGCTACCTGGCAGCTTCCACATTttgaaatggcttcaaactgccagagggcaggggtACATgtgattttgggaaggaattgttggctgtgagggtggggtTGCcttggcacaggttgcccagagaagctgtggctgcccctgaatccctggaagtgtccaaggccaggttggacagggcttggagcaacctgggacagtggaatgtgtccctgtccatggcagagggtggaatgagatgaacttTAAGATCCTTTCTAATCCAAACCCATCTGGGATTTTGTGGTTCTATGATTTTGGGGGCAGAACCATCTCAGTGGAACCCTCCCAGGGGGAACATCCCATGTGGGGATATCTACAGCCACTTCACCTGGCATTTGAGCCAGAGTAGCAGGGTCCATGCACTGGATGTCCCACACCCACATCTCTGCAGGACATTTAGACGATGATTAATTAATGAGCTTTGAAAGCCTCACTGACGGGCTGCACCAACCCATGGCCCCCTGAGCCGGATTCCCTCTGGTGCTTCATGGCCCCATTGCCTTCCAGGTGGGTGATGAGGAGGAGATCCTgcccaggaagctgcagagcGAGATGCTGGCATCTCTGAACAggcacagcaacaacaacaacgtGCATAGTAAGGATGTCTGTCATGGTAAAACAGCCCTGATCTGCCCTCTCCATGGTTAGAGACTCCGATCAAGGGATTTTCCTAAAGTCCCCTGGTCTGGGATGCTTCTCCCCCTATTAGCAGGGTAGTCCCTTGGCTTTTCTCTGTCCTTTGAAACATGAGAGCAGGAACAGATAATTCTGCtgggaaaatggatttttgctAATATGTAGAATGTTAAGATGCTGCCACCCCAGAAAGCAACACCCTGGAAAGCCAGGGATCCCTCAGCAAAATTAGCCTGGTCTTTGACTAGTGGCAGAGGAAGGCTCTAAGAAAGTAATTCCTTGGGATGCAAACCGGGTTAAAATAAACCATCAGCTCAGAGGTCCCATCCCTGCCTCTTGTGTTCATGTCCCCTTCTagccctggagcaggtgaaCGCCCTGGTGTCAGAGGCCTTTGTGCACTTCTTTGTGCGGCTGGTTGGGCACTATGCCTCCCACATCAAGTGGGGCAGGAGTGGCTCCGGGAGCTTCCAGGAACGAGCCTTCTGCAAGGCCATCGCCTCCAAGAGCTGCCGCAGACTCGTGAAGAAGTTTGTGAAGACCAATATGTTTTCCCTATTTATtgaggaagcagagaagagcaggatccCACAGGAAGGTAATGTCCATGTCTCATCCCCTCCCCTGTCAGGTGAGCTCTGTGGAACCCTGGGCTGGTTGGTTTAGGGGCAGAGACACCTTGTGCCTGGTGAGGGATGGGATGCAGCCCAAGCTGAGGGTGCTCAGGGCACTGAGCAGATCCTGTTTGCTCTAATGGCCTCATTTCTCCATCCCtgtcaagcaaaaaaaaaaaaaaatcctcatttgtGActccctatccctggaagtgtctaaggccaggttggatggggcttggagcaaactggtctagtggaaggggTCCCTCCCCAGGACAGAGTTTGGAtcaggatgagctttaaagtcccttccaacccaaaccagtgtGGGATTCTGGATTATATGATTCATTTTAGATCTTGTCACTCGCCTGGAGCTGGGGCCGGCTCACTGGGAGCTCCTTGTTGAGGCAAACAAACAGCAGAAGCACAAACATTTGGCttggacacagcagcagctgccaggagcctgaCTCAGCTCAGCCTTAgctctgtggcagcaggacTGGTCCTTCCCCCTTCCTGAGGATTtacagggcacagggcagagctgagcctccCCCCAGCCTGGGACGAGGACAAATGGGCAGTGGAGGTGGAGGAAACCACCCAAAACCTGTATTGGTGGATGGAGACATCCTGGGCTGGGATCTGCCACCCCGGGGGactcctgctggcactgcctcagGTGCTGCTTCTCTGCCCTTTTATGTGAGACCTTATAGGGTAAacctggggagggagagaggaatgGCACAATCCCTGTTTTTCTCATTGTATTCCCAGTCTACATCACCATTTTGGCTTTTTGCTGGGtctgctgctttctcccttCCTTGCTAGTGGGAAACACAAAACTGAACAGGAGTGAACACATGGGTTAAAACCTCTGGCTAACCCAGCATAATAAAGCCTATTTTGGGTGAGAGGGATGGGTGGCATTGCAACCATCTCCATTTCATAGACTTATAtaatcccagaattccaaaaaATTAGGTTGGAGTGACCTTTAAAGGGCATCTTGTTCCATGCCCTGccattggcagggacaccttccactatcccacattgctccaagccccatccaacctgcctTGGACACTTCATTTCCACATTTCCCCTGGGTCCTCTCTGGATGCAGATGTCCATAACCCAGGAAGGTTTGGGGCACAAACATCTCCCAGGATtcgggctgtgcagccctgtaCCTCCCATTCCAAACATCAGCACCTCACCCATGGCCTTTTCTCCTCCACAGCatatttccagcagaaaataataGAGTACCATGAACAGAAGAAGCACCAAAGGGACTCCTGAagtccagcctgggagcagaggagcaggactgAGATTGACacatccctgccagcagcaccacactGGACTCTGTTCCTGCCCACTTGGAACTCCTGAGCTGCCTCGGCAGCACTGAGCACCAGTCCTACCCTTTCTTTCTCAGGGCATCATTGCACTGGAAAACTCTTTGCACAGAATTAGCATAGGCTGGGATTTCT contains the following coding sequences:
- the DENND2D gene encoding LOW QUALITY PROTEIN: DENN domain-containing protein 2D (The sequence of the model RefSeq protein was modified relative to this genomic sequence to represent the inferred CDS: inserted 1 base in 1 codon), giving the protein MPGRCQVLPCSPLLLLLSAPCRPSSPGKAKARRAEAELSPPGRAGXGPGRGRNGTASRRATMAAIGSFLRRSLRRAGRREGKDGASDAENTHPRVPQGKMGEQSSAFYSAGQFFFEYLVVVSLKKMPDGHYEPKIAYQFPKRENLLKGQKEEEERLLQAIPLFCFPDGNNWAPITEFTSETFSFVLTNVDGSRKIGYCRRLLPSGRGVRLPEVFCIISCLGCFGLFSKILDEVEKRRQISMAVIYPFMQGLRESPFPAPGKTVTIKSFIPESGTELIELTRPVDAHLEHVEFQALLQRLNPHLILHIFASAMLERRLIFLAEELSVLSQCIHAVAALLYPFTWAHTYIPVVPECLLDTVCCPTPFMVGIQRRHLERVLEQPMEEALIVDLCEGKIIRAVGDEEEILPRKLQSEMLASLNRHSNNNNVHTLEQVNALVSEAFVHFFVRLVGHYASHIKWGRSGSGSFQERAFCKAIASKSCRRLVKKFVKTNMFSLFIEEAEKSRIPQEAYFQQKIIEYHEQKKHQRDS